From Streptomyces sp. NBC_01754, a single genomic window includes:
- a CDS encoding TIGR02680 family protein, giving the protein MTNPLPEPLRTRWQPLRIGLVDLFHYDVEEFHFRDGRLLLRGNNGTGKSKVLALTLPFLLDGDLSPRRVEPDGDPGKRMEWNLLLGGEHPHTERLGYTWIEFGRRDASTGESHFRTLLCGLKAVSGRGIARHWYAVTGRRVQHGPGTPAEGFLSLVDATGTALSRDRLIEAVSGHGMVYDQARAYRRAVDEALFGLGEQRYGALVDLLVQLRQPQLSKRPNEAALSRALTESLPPVDQAVIADVAEAFRSLDEEKTELAAASAAERAAAGFLEHYRRYARVATRRRARLPRAEHSRYEQRQRDLAEAQAEQARAEEEREAAAELGAMLEEQQNRLRAQDAALRESPEMRSARNLEQAHHEVERTARAAERARGDRDQVARLHLKGLERLGAAENRLRAADGRAQDTYRQAAEAAAAARVVLPDAGLAPGELRGAAEASVERGRRALTHVTDLARTAARASEERRTRAVRLDEADGDRSAAASELGLAEEAVAHAGRTLLDEVRTRARGWTELAYPDEPGLLDELQEWVGRLHGPYPARAEAARAHSAVSAGLAEQVATADRSRDELTARADGLREELAALEAGGRRPPQPPRTRTPGLRERLAGAPLWRLVDFEDCLPEEERAGLEAALEASGMLDAWVLPDGAVLTADSHETLLAPAVAPVRGRSLAHLLRPAVDHGDAGAASVGEDTVARLLAAIGTGREAGTTDAEAGAEAGTWAAVDGRFRVGALTGRWTKATAEYIGEGAREAARRSRIDAIRSELDVIQGELAILAERAATLAARRGVLDAEMADVPDETALTRAHARAAAAAESLRRTGERREERAAALLEAAELSESAAAELSRTAGDLGMPADEEGLAAVRDALGSLAAVLAALWPALREREEAGAQVADERTETGQAAARAAEHTERAKEAEGEAAAADERFGTLRSTVGAAVDELQRLLAQTAESLRRCEGEQRAAHRRHAEADRAAGRAEGRIEQLHEGLREAAEARTEAIAALQRFTATGLTAVATPDIEVPAVEGGAWAATPAVALARAIDAALSGTDDSDSAWERVQRRLSEEFKTLQDTLSRHGHRASARMVEDGMVVEITYQGRERAVPDLVAALAVEVGELARILSAREREILETHLVTEVAGTLQELIGAAERQVRDMNVELEERPTSTGMRLRLVWRASRKAPAGLAPARERLRRSADVWTAEDRTAVGEFLQEQIARQHTDDASGSWLEHLTAALDYRSWHEFGVERHQQGRWVPATGPASGGERVLAVSVPLFAAASSHYASAGSPYAPRLVTLDEAFAGVDDDSRAKCLGLLHAFDLDVVMTSEREWACYPQVPGIAIAQLSRIDEVAAVLVTRWEWDGSRRRRGPDPVDPGDAVPAARAEAADASEPLWN; this is encoded by the coding sequence GTGACCAACCCGCTTCCCGAGCCCCTCCGTACTCGCTGGCAGCCCCTGCGGATCGGGCTCGTCGACCTCTTCCACTACGACGTGGAGGAGTTCCACTTCCGTGACGGACGACTGCTGCTGCGGGGGAACAACGGCACCGGCAAGTCCAAGGTGCTCGCCCTCACACTGCCCTTCCTGCTCGACGGCGACCTGAGCCCCAGAAGGGTGGAGCCGGACGGTGACCCGGGGAAGCGGATGGAATGGAACCTCCTCCTCGGCGGTGAGCACCCGCACACCGAGCGCCTCGGCTACACCTGGATCGAGTTCGGCAGACGCGACGCGAGCACCGGGGAGAGCCACTTCCGCACACTCCTGTGCGGTCTGAAGGCGGTGAGCGGACGCGGCATCGCCCGGCACTGGTACGCGGTCACCGGCCGACGCGTCCAGCACGGACCCGGCACACCCGCGGAGGGCTTCCTCAGTCTGGTCGACGCCACCGGCACGGCCCTCTCCAGGGACCGCCTCATCGAGGCCGTCTCCGGCCACGGCATGGTGTACGACCAGGCCAGGGCCTACCGCAGAGCGGTGGACGAGGCCCTCTTCGGGCTCGGCGAGCAGCGGTACGGAGCCCTGGTCGACCTGCTCGTCCAGCTGCGCCAGCCGCAGCTGTCCAAGCGTCCCAACGAGGCGGCCCTCTCCCGCGCGCTCACCGAGTCCCTGCCACCGGTGGACCAGGCCGTGATCGCCGACGTGGCCGAGGCGTTCCGCTCACTCGACGAGGAGAAGACCGAACTGGCGGCCGCCTCCGCCGCGGAGCGTGCCGCCGCCGGCTTCCTGGAGCACTACCGGCGCTACGCACGCGTCGCCACCCGCCGCCGTGCCCGGCTGCCACGTGCCGAGCACTCCCGCTACGAGCAACGCCAACGGGACCTCGCCGAGGCACAGGCGGAGCAGGCCCGGGCCGAGGAGGAACGAGAGGCGGCGGCCGAACTCGGCGCGATGCTGGAGGAGCAGCAGAACCGGCTCCGTGCCCAGGACGCGGCACTGCGCGAGAGCCCCGAGATGCGCAGCGCCAGAAACCTTGAGCAGGCGCACCACGAGGTGGAGCGCACGGCGCGTGCGGCGGAGCGCGCGCGCGGTGACCGGGACCAGGTGGCGCGGCTGCACCTGAAGGGCCTGGAGCGGCTCGGCGCCGCCGAGAACCGGCTGCGGGCGGCTGACGGGCGGGCCCAGGACACCTATCGGCAGGCGGCCGAGGCCGCGGCCGCCGCCCGGGTCGTCCTGCCGGACGCCGGACTCGCCCCGGGCGAACTGCGCGGCGCCGCCGAGGCGTCGGTGGAGCGGGGCAGGCGTGCGCTCACCCATGTGACGGACCTTGCCCGGACCGCCGCCCGTGCTTCGGAGGAACGCCGTACGCGGGCCGTGCGACTGGACGAGGCCGATGGCGACCGGTCCGCGGCCGCGTCGGAACTCGGCCTGGCCGAGGAGGCCGTGGCACACGCGGGACGGACGCTGCTGGACGAAGTCCGCACCCGTGCCCGCGGCTGGACCGAACTCGCCTATCCCGACGAGCCGGGTCTGCTGGACGAGCTTCAGGAATGGGTGGGCCGTCTCCACGGCCCGTACCCGGCGCGGGCCGAGGCCGCGCGTGCGCACAGCGCCGTATCCGCGGGGCTGGCCGAGCAGGTGGCCACCGCCGACCGGAGCCGGGACGAACTCACCGCGCGGGCCGACGGGCTGCGGGAGGAACTGGCGGCGCTGGAGGCCGGCGGGCGGCGTCCGCCGCAGCCGCCACGCACCCGCACCCCCGGTCTGCGCGAGCGGCTGGCGGGCGCCCCGCTGTGGCGGCTGGTGGACTTCGAGGACTGCCTCCCCGAAGAGGAACGCGCCGGTCTTGAGGCCGCACTGGAGGCATCCGGGATGCTGGACGCCTGGGTGCTCCCCGACGGCGCCGTTCTCACCGCCGACAGCCACGAGACGCTGCTCGCCCCTGCCGTGGCCCCGGTACGGGGCAGGTCGCTCGCGCATCTGCTGCGCCCGGCGGTGGACCACGGGGACGCCGGGGCCGCGTCCGTGGGTGAGGACACGGTGGCCCGGCTGCTCGCCGCGATCGGGACCGGGCGGGAAGCCGGTACGACGGACGCCGAGGCGGGTGCTGAGGCCGGAACCTGGGCGGCGGTCGACGGGCGCTTCCGGGTCGGCGCGCTCACCGGACGGTGGACCAAAGCCACCGCCGAGTACATCGGTGAGGGTGCGCGGGAGGCCGCCCGGCGGTCCCGTATCGACGCCATCCGATCCGAACTCGACGTGATCCAGGGTGAGTTGGCGATCCTCGCGGAGCGGGCCGCCACACTGGCCGCCCGCCGCGGGGTGCTGGACGCGGAGATGGCCGACGTACCGGACGAGACCGCCCTCACCCGCGCGCACGCACGTGCCGCGGCCGCCGCGGAGTCTCTCCGCCGGACCGGTGAACGGCGCGAGGAGCGGGCCGCCGCGCTCCTGGAGGCGGCCGAGCTGAGCGAGTCGGCCGCGGCGGAGCTCAGTCGGACCGCCGGGGACCTGGGCATGCCGGCCGACGAGGAGGGGCTGGCGGCGGTACGTGACGCACTCGGTTCCCTCGCCGCCGTACTGGCCGCCCTCTGGCCCGCCCTGCGTGAACGCGAGGAGGCCGGCGCACAGGTGGCGGACGAGCGCACCGAGACCGGGCAGGCCGCCGCGCGGGCCGCGGAGCACACGGAGCGTGCGAAGGAGGCGGAAGGCGAGGCGGCGGCGGCCGACGAGCGCTTCGGCACCCTGCGTTCGACGGTCGGCGCCGCCGTCGACGAACTTCAGCGCCTGCTGGCGCAGACCGCCGAGTCGCTGCGCCGTTGCGAGGGCGAGCAGCGGGCGGCTCACCGACGTCATGCCGAAGCCGACCGGGCCGCGGGCCGGGCCGAAGGCCGTATCGAGCAGTTGCACGAAGGGCTCAGGGAAGCGGCCGAGGCACGTACGGAGGCCATTGCCGCACTCCAGCGGTTCACCGCTACCGGGCTGACGGCCGTGGCGACGCCCGACATCGAGGTACCCGCCGTGGAGGGCGGCGCGTGGGCGGCCACCCCCGCTGTGGCGCTGGCCCGCGCGATCGACGCGGCACTGTCCGGCACCGACGACTCCGACAGCGCCTGGGAACGGGTGCAACGCCGGCTCAGCGAGGAGTTCAAGACCCTCCAGGACACCCTGTCCCGGCACGGTCACCGGGCCTCCGCCCGCATGGTGGAGGACGGCATGGTCGTCGAGATCACCTACCAGGGCCGCGAACGAGCCGTACCGGACCTGGTCGCGGCCCTGGCCGTCGAGGTCGGCGAACTGGCCCGCATCCTGTCCGCCCGGGAGCGGGAGATCCTGGAGACCCATCTGGTCACGGAGGTCGCGGGGACGCTCCAGGAGCTGATCGGCGCGGCCGAGCGGCAGGTGCGGGACATGAACGTCGAGCTGGAGGAGCGGCCGACCTCCACCGGTATGCGGCTGAGGCTGGTGTGGCGGGCGTCCCGCAAGGCCCCCGCCGGGCTCGCCCCGGCCAGGGAGCGGCTGCGCCGGTCGGCCGACGTCTGGACCGCCGAGGACCGCACGGCCGTCGGCGAGTTCCTTCAGGAGCAGATCGCCCGCCAGCACACCGACGACGCCTCGGGCAGCTGGCTGGAACACCTCACCGCCGCACTCGACTACCGGAGCTGGCACGAGTTCGGGGTCGAGCGGCACCAGCAGGGCCGCTGGGTCCCGGCCACCGGACCCGCGTCCGGCGGCGAGCGGGTGCTGGCCGTGTCGGTGCCGCTGTTCGCCGCCGCGTCCTCCCACTACGCGAGTGCCGGCAGCCCGTACGCACCGCGCCTGGTCACCCTCGACGAGGCGTTCGCCGGGGTGGACGACGACTCCCGCGCCAAGTGTCTGGGTCTGCTGCACGCTTTCGACCTCGACGTCGTGATGACGAGTGAGCGCGAGTGGGCCTGCTACCCGCAGGTGCCCGGCATCGCCATCGCCCAATTGTCGCGGATCGACGAGGTCGCGGCGGTGCTCGTCACCCGGTGGGAGTGGGACGGCAGCCGGAGGCGGCGCGGTCCGGACCCCGTGGATCCCGGGGACGCGGTCCCCGCCGCGCGTGCCGAGGCGGCCGACGCGTCGGAGCCGCTGTGGAACTGA
- a CDS encoding TIGR02679 family protein has protein sequence MELTPTVSVDEVRLRRLLGAPGLGWLVDRARRRLERGRPLTGPVSLSAPTADQRMAAERLLGRAPGGGRSLSVSLDAVDDLLRRSGVSPAGLAAAVVALTGPVTLLGQARAEEQRAWARAYAPVDALADEIPALRGWAERLRKDGLVRRLAGTPAAAAELLGRAATVLSALPAVPPVSLPAFSSRLLGGAHALDDGTPLSTLALSGVRELTGAGAPDGSGAQGRREAWASVGLLRDELSSTVLAVNLRGTPALDWMADAGEPAVLTLRQLTRCPPRSAPPTVRICENPAVLAAAVDTYGTRCPPLVCLQGQPSAAALALLRHLHRHGSRFHYHGDFDWGGLRIAAALLRRVPWTPWRYTTADYRAAVRTLPAGPPLAGVRAEAPWDPGLPDALEESGVRVEEEAVLNDLLADLG, from the coding sequence GTGGAACTGACCCCGACGGTGTCGGTCGACGAGGTACGGCTGCGCAGGCTCCTCGGCGCTCCCGGACTCGGCTGGCTGGTCGACCGTGCGCGCCGACGCCTGGAGCGCGGGCGGCCGCTCACCGGACCGGTGTCGCTGAGCGCGCCCACGGCGGACCAACGGATGGCGGCGGAAAGGCTGTTGGGGCGGGCTCCCGGCGGCGGGCGGTCCTTGTCCGTGAGCCTGGACGCGGTGGACGACCTGCTGCGCCGCTCCGGCGTCAGCCCGGCGGGACTGGCCGCCGCCGTGGTGGCGCTCACCGGGCCGGTCACGCTCCTCGGCCAGGCGCGTGCCGAGGAGCAGCGGGCCTGGGCGCGCGCGTACGCTCCGGTGGACGCCCTGGCGGACGAGATCCCCGCCCTCCGGGGCTGGGCCGAGCGGCTCCGGAAGGACGGGCTGGTACGGCGCCTCGCCGGTACACCCGCCGCCGCCGCCGAACTGCTCGGCCGGGCGGCCACCGTCTTGAGCGCCCTCCCGGCGGTGCCACCGGTGTCGCTTCCCGCGTTCTCCTCCCGTCTCCTGGGCGGTGCGCACGCGCTGGACGACGGGACTCCGCTCAGCACCCTCGCCCTCTCCGGCGTCCGGGAGCTGACCGGGGCCGGGGCCCCCGACGGAAGCGGTGCGCAGGGGCGCCGCGAGGCATGGGCATCGGTGGGACTGCTGCGTGACGAGCTGTCCTCGACCGTGCTCGCCGTGAATCTGCGGGGCACCCCCGCCCTGGACTGGATGGCCGACGCGGGCGAGCCGGCCGTGCTGACCCTGCGGCAGCTGACCCGGTGCCCGCCCCGCTCGGCGCCGCCGACGGTCCGGATCTGCGAGAACCCGGCCGTACTCGCCGCGGCCGTCGACACGTACGGCACGCGGTGCCCGCCTCTGGTCTGCCTCCAGGGGCAGCCGTCCGCCGCCGCCCTCGCCCTCCTGCGCCATCTCCACAGGCACGGCAGCCGCTTCCACTACCACGGCGACTTCGACTGGGGAGGCCTGCGCATCGCCGCCGCCCTGCTGCGGCGGGTTCCCTGGACCCCTTGGCGCTACACCACGGCCGACTACCGCGCCGCGGTGCGTACGCTGCCCGCCGGCCCGCCCCTCGCCGGGGTCCGGGCCGAGGCCCCGTGGGATCCCGGTCTGCCGGACGCGCTGGAGGAGTCGGGCGTGCGGGTGGAGGAGGAGGCGGTGCTGAACGACCTGCTGGCCGACCTCGGATAG
- a CDS encoding serine/threonine-protein kinase, translating into MEPLRDDDPRTIGVYTLVCRLGAGGMGQVYLGESPAGQLVAVKVIKPSVLDEDSRARFLLEVDSLKAVYGQFIASFVAADAQAERPWLAVDYVPGADLLAHVAEHGVLPTAEAASLGALLAEGLGTVHEAGLLHRDLKPQNILLAPTGPKVIDFGLAVLAERRSTLTATGVVVGSVLCMPPEQARGEHELGRPVDVYALGAVLLYATTGHYPYAGASWQAVALKIEDPALAPDLSGLPPQLEPVVSAMLALDPADRPTLPEVTEQLVGVMAGQGLTAAQGKRRLTELTPEVVPPVTVELPDHPPGYTATLVDIAAYEDDEAPPQPVDAADDVPEPEEDVPSDAVPPAPGEPGTSGARARPGVRLSAPLRIAEDLRAAYASDASF; encoded by the coding sequence GTGGAACCACTGAGGGACGACGACCCGCGGACCATCGGCGTGTACACACTCGTGTGCCGACTCGGCGCCGGAGGGATGGGGCAGGTCTACCTCGGAGAGTCACCGGCCGGTCAGCTGGTCGCGGTGAAGGTGATCAAACCGTCGGTCCTCGACGAGGACAGCAGAGCCCGCTTCCTGTTGGAGGTGGACAGCCTCAAGGCGGTGTACGGGCAGTTCATCGCCTCCTTCGTCGCCGCCGACGCCCAGGCGGAACGCCCGTGGCTGGCCGTCGACTACGTGCCGGGTGCCGACCTGCTCGCCCATGTCGCCGAGCACGGTGTACTGCCGACGGCGGAGGCCGCCAGCCTCGGGGCGCTGCTCGCCGAGGGGCTCGGCACCGTACACGAGGCGGGGCTGCTGCACCGCGACCTCAAGCCGCAGAACATCCTGCTCGCTCCGACCGGCCCCAAGGTGATCGACTTCGGTCTCGCGGTACTGGCCGAGCGGCGCTCCACACTGACCGCCACCGGTGTCGTGGTGGGTTCGGTGCTGTGCATGCCGCCTGAGCAGGCACGCGGTGAGCACGAGCTGGGTCGGCCGGTGGACGTGTACGCCCTGGGCGCCGTCCTCCTCTACGCCACCACGGGCCACTACCCGTACGCCGGCGCCAGCTGGCAGGCCGTCGCGCTGAAGATCGAGGACCCGGCGCTCGCGCCGGACCTGAGCGGTCTGCCGCCCCAGCTGGAACCGGTCGTCTCCGCCATGCTCGCCCTCGACCCGGCCGACCGGCCGACACTGCCCGAGGTCACCGAGCAGCTCGTCGGTGTCATGGCGGGCCAGGGGCTGACCGCCGCACAGGGCAAGCGCCGCCTCACGGAGCTGACCCCCGAGGTGGTGCCGCCTGTGACCGTGGAGTTGCCCGACCACCCGCCCGGCTACACCGCGACCCTGGTGGACATCGCCGCGTACGAGGACGACGAGGCCCCACCGCAACCGGTGGACGCGGCGGACGACGTGCCGGAACCGGAGGAGGACGTCCCCTCCGACGCCGTTCCGCCCGCCCCCGGGGAGCCGGGGACGAGCGGGGCGCGCGCCCGCCCCGGCGTCCGGCTCTCCGCGCCGCTGCGGATCGCGGAGGACCTACGGGCCGCCTACGCGAGCGACGCGTCTTTCTGA